The following proteins are co-located in the Rippkaea orientalis PCC 8801 genome:
- a CDS encoding ribose-phosphate diphosphokinase encodes MKDPEVKLFSLNTTRPLGQKISEKLGILLSDHEEREFEDGEHKIRPLINVRGCDVFVLDSLYSEPKATVNDKLCNLLFFIGALKDAAAHRVTAIVPYLCYSRKDRKSKPRDPVTTRYVASLFEAVGCDRIVTLDVHNLAAFQNAFRCATEHLEGTNLFVEYFAPLVADGNVVVVSPDIGGIKRAEQFRQSLSRRLSKEISQAFVEKYRTGGVISGEKLVGDVSGRVAIIIDDLISSGTTLARAASTCRQHGATKVYAVATHGVFAQASNEVLATPDLEQVVITNTIIPFRLTADIVKDKLTILDTSSLLASAIDRIHHGGSLVELLELT; translated from the coding sequence ATGAAAGATCCCGAAGTTAAACTATTCAGTCTCAATACCACTCGCCCACTGGGGCAGAAGATCAGTGAAAAACTCGGTATTCTACTGAGCGACCATGAAGAACGAGAGTTTGAAGATGGTGAGCATAAAATACGCCCCCTCATTAATGTACGCGGGTGCGATGTCTTTGTGCTTGACTCGCTCTACTCAGAACCCAAGGCTACGGTTAACGATAAACTCTGTAATCTTCTATTTTTTATCGGTGCCCTCAAAGATGCTGCGGCACACCGGGTCACTGCTATCGTTCCCTACCTATGTTATAGTCGTAAAGACCGCAAAAGTAAACCCAGAGATCCCGTTACTACTCGCTATGTAGCTAGTTTATTTGAAGCGGTGGGTTGCGATCGCATTGTTACCCTTGATGTACACAATCTCGCGGCTTTCCAAAATGCCTTTCGATGCGCTACGGAACACCTTGAAGGCACAAACCTATTTGTTGAGTATTTTGCTCCCCTGGTTGCAGATGGGAATGTGGTAGTCGTTTCCCCTGATATCGGCGGCATCAAGCGAGCCGAACAGTTCCGCCAATCACTCTCCAGACGCTTATCAAAAGAGATTTCTCAAGCTTTTGTCGAAAAGTATCGCACTGGCGGGGTCATTTCAGGAGAAAAGCTTGTTGGCGATGTCAGCGGCCGAGTGGCGATCATTATTGATGATCTTATTAGTAGTGGAACGACTTTGGCAAGAGCGGCTAGTACTTGTCGTCAGCATGGAGCAACCAAAGTCTATGCTGTTGCTACTCACGGTGTCTTTGCTCAAGCCTCCAATGAGGTTCTCGCTACTCCCGATTTAGAACAGGTTGTCATCACTAATACCATCATACCTTTTCGACTGACTGCCGATATCGTGAAGGATAAGCTGACCATTCTAGATACCTCTTCTCTTTTAGCCTCAGCGATTGATAGAATCCATCACGGGGGTTCTTTAGTCGAGTTGTTAGAACTTACTTAA
- a CDS encoding HhoA/HhoB/HtrA family serine endopeptidase, with product MTISLKQVGVYLGILAVGGGVGLWGSRYLNQSSVPETVQQPAAVPTTLKPFSLPNPTSKPDDLNFIAKAAQKVGPAVVRIDAAREVANQESESFESPFFRRFFGNGHPIPLPKEHIERGTGSGFILTEDGQLLTNAHVVEGTKQVKVTLKDGQVYQGEVIGVDQMTDVAVVKIEGKNLPTVQLGAAETLQPGEWAIAIGNPLGLDNTVTVGIISALGRSSSEVGVPDKRVRFIQTDAAINPGNSGGPLLNSDGEVVGINTAIRPDAQGLGFAIPIETAQRVAQELFVKGKVDHPYLGIHMVTLNSDLQKQLNQDNELNFKVTKDQGVLVIRVVNDSPAAKAGFQPGDIILKVGNQPVETAADVQEQVEASTIGQVLQVEVIRQGNPKSMLLSVRPGSFPANN from the coding sequence ATGACCATTTCTCTGAAACAAGTAGGTGTATATCTGGGAATACTAGCAGTCGGTGGCGGTGTAGGCTTATGGGGAAGTCGCTACTTAAATCAATCATCAGTACCTGAGACGGTTCAACAGCCTGCCGCGGTTCCCACCACCTTAAAACCCTTTTCTTTGCCTAATCCAACCTCTAAACCTGATGATCTTAATTTTATTGCCAAAGCTGCCCAAAAAGTTGGTCCAGCAGTGGTGCGCATTGATGCAGCCCGTGAGGTCGCCAATCAAGAATCAGAATCGTTCGAGAGTCCTTTTTTCCGTCGTTTCTTCGGTAATGGTCATCCCATCCCTCTCCCGAAAGAACATATTGAACGGGGAACGGGGTCAGGTTTTATTCTCACAGAAGATGGACAATTATTAACCAATGCCCATGTTGTCGAAGGGACTAAACAGGTCAAAGTGACCCTTAAGGATGGTCAAGTCTATCAAGGAGAGGTTATTGGGGTTGATCAGATGACCGATGTAGCTGTGGTTAAAATTGAGGGGAAGAATCTGCCGACGGTTCAACTAGGGGCAGCCGAAACGCTACAACCCGGAGAATGGGCGATCGCCATTGGGAATCCTTTGGGGTTAGATAATACAGTCACCGTAGGCATTATTAGTGCGTTAGGGCGATCGAGTTCGGAGGTGGGAGTTCCCGATAAACGGGTCAGATTTATTCAAACCGATGCTGCAATTAATCCGGGTAATTCAGGCGGTCCTTTGCTTAATTCTGATGGCGAAGTGGTGGGCATTAATACAGCCATTCGTCCTGATGCCCAAGGGTTGGGGTTTGCCATTCCCATTGAAACAGCCCAACGGGTGGCGCAGGAATTATTTGTTAAGGGAAAAGTGGATCATCCCTATTTGGGGATTCACATGGTTACATTAAATTCGGATTTACAAAAACAACTTAATCAAGACAATGAATTAAATTTTAAAGTCACTAAAGATCAAGGAGTGTTAGTTATTCGAGTGGTTAATGATTCTCCGGCCGCTAAGGCAGGATTTCAACCCGGAGATATTATTTTAAAGGTGGGAAATCAACCGGTAGAAACCGCAGCCGATGTCCAAGAACAGGTTGAAGCAAGTACGATTGGTCAGGTTCTTCAGGTTGAAGTGATTCGTCAAGGGAATCCTAAGTCGATGCTTTTGTCAGTCCGTCCGGGATCTTTTCCCGCGAATAATTAG
- the lipB gene encoding lipoyl(octanoyl) transferase LipB, which yields MLILTPEQQKRRCIVEQGEIIPYQVAWERQRSLVKERLEDPTLDDILWLLEHPPVYTLGTGASLEFLQFNPTLDPYEVYRIERGGEVTYHCPGQLVGYPILNLRYYQQDLHWYLRQLEEVIIQVLKGYAIEGKRLSGLTGVWVEGVKIAAIGIKVSRWLTMHGFSLNVSPDLEGFKRIVPCGLKDRPVGSLAQFIPNINFSQVRQDIALTFAEVFQVELIDSTNYSREKIPDGLTKAST from the coding sequence ATGTTAATTTTGACCCCTGAGCAACAGAAGCGACGATGTATCGTTGAACAAGGGGAAATCATCCCTTATCAAGTGGCCTGGGAAAGACAGCGATCGCTCGTTAAAGAACGGTTAGAAGATCCGACGTTAGACGATATCCTCTGGTTGTTAGAACATCCCCCCGTTTATACCTTAGGAACGGGAGCAAGTCTAGAATTTCTCCAATTCAACCCGACGCTAGACCCCTATGAAGTGTATCGCATTGAACGGGGAGGAGAAGTCACCTATCATTGTCCGGGGCAATTAGTCGGGTATCCCATTTTGAATTTACGCTATTATCAGCAAGATCTACATTGGTATTTGCGACAACTCGAAGAAGTGATTATTCAGGTACTCAAAGGGTACGCAATTGAAGGAAAAAGACTCTCTGGATTAACAGGCGTTTGGGTAGAAGGGGTGAAAATTGCAGCCATTGGCATTAAAGTCAGTCGTTGGCTGACCATGCACGGATTTTCCTTGAATGTTTCTCCTGATTTAGAGGGGTTTAAGCGTATTGTTCCCTGCGGACTAAAAGATAGACCCGTTGGGAGTTTAGCCCAATTTATTCCCAATATTAATTTCAGCCAAGTTCGCCAAGACATCGCCCTTACTTTTGCTGAAGTTTTCCAAGTTGAATTAATAGATTCAACTAATTATTCGCGGGAAAAGATCCCGGACGGACTGACAAAAGCATCGACTTAG
- a CDS encoding RNA-guided endonuclease InsQ/TnpB family protein, translating into MLTLNYTYRIYPDNNQEAMLDEWLEICRRSYNYALRELKDWIASRKCPIDRCSLESEYIMAADYPFPSYHQQQNQLPKAKKVFPELGKVPSQVLQTNVRRLHDAWDFFRNRGFGFPRFKKYGQMKSLLFPQFRSNPLTGWQISLPKLGKVQINLHRPIPNGFVIKQVRIVKKAKGWFAVISIQSDISLPKVETPFGHPLGLDVGLSSYLATSDSYVEKGRKFFKSEHRKLKLLQRRLSRKNKRSKNYEKARKKVEKQHNHIAFKRKDYQFKLAHKVCDMGDSIFMEDIDFRTMAKGFLGKHTLDAGFGQFRDILKYVCKVRGKYFGLVDHRGTSQTCPNCRTEVRKTLSDRFHDCPECHYQCDRDVASAQEICNRGIESTTLGLRGKETVCQVEVSGVMSLDNWRRGFTPLWAEISRRESGSPRCMR; encoded by the coding sequence ATGTTGACTTTAAACTACACCTACAGGATTTACCCTGACAATAACCAAGAGGCAATGTTAGACGAATGGCTAGAGATTTGTCGCCGTTCTTATAACTATGCTTTGCGTGAACTAAAAGATTGGATTGCTTCTAGAAAGTGTCCAATAGATCGGTGTAGTTTAGAATCGGAATATATTATGGCTGCTGATTATCCATTTCCGAGTTATCATCAGCAACAAAATCAATTACCAAAGGCTAAAAAAGTATTTCCTGAACTGGGTAAAGTTCCCAGTCAAGTCTTACAAACAAATGTTAGAAGACTGCACGATGCTTGGGACTTTTTCCGTAATAGGGGTTTTGGTTTCCCAAGGTTCAAAAAATACGGACAGATGAAGTCTTTGTTATTTCCTCAGTTTAGAAGCAATCCTCTGACGGGGTGGCAAATCAGTTTACCCAAATTGGGAAAAGTTCAGATAAATCTTCATCGTCCTATCCCTAACGGATTTGTAATCAAACAGGTAAGAATTGTCAAAAAAGCTAAGGGTTGGTTTGCTGTAATTAGCATTCAATCTGATATCTCTTTACCTAAAGTTGAGACACCATTTGGGCATCCGTTAGGCCTTGATGTAGGTCTTTCTAGTTACTTAGCCACATCTGATTCTTATGTAGAAAAAGGGCGTAAATTCTTCAAAAGTGAACACCGCAAGCTTAAATTGCTGCAACGTCGCTTAAGTCGAAAAAATAAGCGTTCTAAGAACTACGAAAAGGCTAGGAAAAAAGTAGAAAAGCAACATAATCATATTGCTTTCAAGCGTAAAGATTATCAGTTCAAGTTAGCTCATAAAGTCTGTGATATGGGAGACAGTATCTTCATGGAAGATATTGACTTTCGTACTATGGCTAAGGGCTTTCTTGGGAAGCATACCCTTGATGCAGGTTTTGGGCAATTCAGGGATATTCTGAAATATGTCTGCAAGGTAAGAGGCAAATATTTTGGCTTGGTTGACCATCGAGGGACTAGCCAGACTTGCCCTAATTGTCGAACGGAAGTCAGGAAAACACTTTCTGATAGGTTTCATGATTGTCCTGAATGTCATTATCAATGTGATAGAGATGTGGCCTCAGCCCAAGAAATTTGTAATCGAGGAATAGAATCTACTACCCTGGGACTCAGGGGAAAGGAAACCGTCTGTCAAGTCGAGGTGTCGGGGGTGATGAGCCTAGATAACTGGCGTAGAGGCTTCACGCCTCTGTGGGCAGAAATATCCCGTCGTGAGTCGGGAAGCCCGCGCTGTATGCGATAG
- a CDS encoding Uma2 family endonuclease, with protein sequence MVQTQTTPITLETFLKLPETKPASEYINGKIIQKPMRQGKHSTIQGELTPAINTILKTQKIARAFPELRCTFGSRSIIPDIAVFTWNHIPRDEKGQIANTFLLAPDWTIEILSPDQNQTKVIKNILHCLKHGTQMGWLIDPDELTIFVYRSQQEPQIFDEVNQVITVPDFAQDLTLTVQDILTWLLD encoded by the coding sequence ATGGTACAAACACAGACTACACCGATTACACTAGAGACTTTTCTTAAATTACCTGAAACGAAACCTGCCAGTGAATACATAAATGGGAAAATCATTCAAAAACCTATGCGACAAGGAAAACATAGCACAATTCAAGGTGAACTGACTCCTGCTATTAATACAATTTTAAAGACGCAAAAAATAGCCCGCGCTTTTCCAGAATTACGCTGTACTTTTGGCAGTCGCTCAATTATTCCTGATATTGCTGTTTTTACTTGGAATCATATTCCCAGAGACGAAAAAGGACAAATTGCTAATACCTTTCTCCTTGCACCAGATTGGACAATTGAAATATTATCCCCCGATCAAAATCAAACTAAAGTTATTAAAAATATCTTACACTGTTTAAAACATGGCACGCAGATGGGATGGTTAATTGATCCTGATGAACTGACGATTTTTGTTTATCGTTCTCAACAAGAACCCCAAATTTTTGATGAAGTCAACCAAGTGATTACTGTACCAGACTTTGCTCAAGATTTAACCCTAACGGTTCAAGATATATTAACATGGTTATTAGATTAA
- a CDS encoding NACHT domain-containing protein — protein sequence MEKLPRGFLTEIASQYDLSEEQREAFIELFSSQKSQKEIADSLHISDNAFRTRMTGVYQKFSLGGKEPNKQRKLYDFLLTKYKIYANKTEVNPIESNPNIDELVQEVRKKIKSDIQQRCGKMQVLDMTQPIGLGDIYTDVNILDKMTSLRRFTLEELHHICHSDGNIFDRLGWVKGEKRINGLDAVKCYNKLMVWGKPGAGKTTFLKYISIACIKNQFSPEKIPIFVTLKQFAETEIERESKGSLHPTLLNYIINQFRKVNVKENEIQTLLAEGKCLILLDGLDEVKPEHSDRIINQIQKFADRNN from the coding sequence ATGGAAAAATTACCCCGTGGGTTTTTAACAGAAATTGCTAGTCAATATGATTTATCGGAAGAACAAAGGGAGGCATTTATTGAACTCTTTAGCAGTCAGAAAAGTCAAAAAGAAATAGCTGATAGTTTACATATTTCTGATAATGCTTTTCGGACTCGTATGACAGGGGTTTATCAAAAGTTTAGCTTGGGAGGTAAAGAACCAAATAAACAGCGTAAACTTTATGATTTTTTATTGACTAAATACAAAATATATGCTAATAAAACAGAAGTTAATCCAATTGAAAGTAATCCTAATATTGATGAATTAGTTCAAGAAGTTAGAAAGAAAATAAAGAGCGATATTCAACAACGCTGTGGGAAAATGCAGGTTTTAGATATGACTCAACCTATAGGGTTAGGGGATATTTATACCGATGTTAATATCTTAGATAAAATGACGAGTTTGCGACGCTTTACCTTAGAGGAATTACATCATATCTGTCACTCGGATGGGAATATTTTTGATCGGTTAGGATGGGTAAAAGGAGAGAAAAGAATTAACGGGTTAGACGCGGTTAAATGCTACAATAAGTTAATGGTATGGGGTAAACCAGGAGCCGGAAAAACCACTTTTTTGAAATATATTTCCATTGCTTGTATTAAAAACCAGTTTTCACCAGAAAAAATCCCTATTTTTGTGACGCTTAAGCAATTTGCCGAAACAGAAATAGAAAGAGAGAGTAAAGGTTCGTTACACCCTACTTTATTAAATTATATTATTAATCAATTTAGAAAAGTTAACGTTAAAGAAAATGAAATTCAGACTCTGTTAGCTGAAGGAAAATGTCTTATTTTGCTCGATGGTTTAGATGAAGTTAAACCCGAACATAGTGACCGCATTATTAATCAAATACAGAAATTTGCTGATCGAAATAATTAG
- a CDS encoding transposase family protein has protein sequence MESYTWGHIHKYPKQTKRLLGIDYQQLEQLIALGKLLHQENKEKIEKTKIRINQPGSGTYSKLSEEEQIVLMLVYLRHNISFQILGLLFQVSESTAHNIFSYWQKLFEGELPPSLLEQVKKFQEEEEIIQEQLTDYELIVDSSEQPIERPSDCQEQKKYYSGKQQRHTLKNQFIVLPKAQDIIDVVIGKPGPMSDIKICRQTLSKFDVQQTFSGDKAYIGETQIKTPYKKPKKGELTESQKKENKALSSNRIFVEHLIRVVKVFKVVQERFRLQKSRYKSVLLTVCGLVRLRIGSLILRIIESEKSGEVIDVKMSHSFISKLDFVSLNPD, from the coding sequence ATGGAAAGTTACACTTGGGGACATATTCACAAATATCCTAAACAAACAAAAAGATTATTAGGAATTGACTATCAACAATTAGAACAATTGATTGCCCTTGGGAAGCTTCTCCATCAGGAAAATAAAGAAAAAATTGAGAAAACAAAAATTAGAATTAATCAACCAGGAAGCGGAACTTATTCTAAATTATCAGAAGAAGAACAAATTGTTCTAATGTTAGTTTATCTAAGACATAATATAAGTTTTCAAATCTTAGGACTGCTCTTTCAAGTTAGTGAATCAACGGCTCATAATATCTTTAGCTATTGGCAAAAACTTTTTGAAGGAGAGTTACCGCCAAGTTTGTTAGAACAAGTAAAAAAGTTCCAAGAAGAAGAAGAGATAATTCAAGAACAATTAACTGATTATGAATTGATTGTAGACAGTTCAGAACAGCCAATTGAAAGACCCTCAGACTGTCAAGAACAAAAAAAATATTATTCAGGTAAGCAGCAAAGACATACTTTAAAAAATCAATTTATTGTGTTACCAAAAGCTCAAGATATCATTGATGTAGTAATTGGAAAACCTGGTCCAATGAGTGACATAAAAATATGTCGTCAAACTTTAAGTAAATTCGATGTTCAACAAACTTTTAGTGGAGATAAAGCTTATATTGGAGAAACTCAAATCAAAACTCCCTATAAAAAACCTAAGAAGGGAGAATTAACAGAAAGTCAAAAGAAAGAAAATAAAGCTTTATCATCTAATCGGATTTTTGTTGAGCATTTAATTAGAGTTGTCAAAGTATTTAAAGTTGTTCAAGAAAGATTTAGATTACAGAAAAGTCGATATAAATCAGTTCTATTAACCGTTTGTGGATTAGTTCGTTTGAGAATTGGTTCCCTAATTTTACGAATAATAGAATCCGAGAAATCAGGTGAGGTAATTGACGTTAAGATGAGCCATAGTTTTATCTCAAAATTAGATTTTGTGTCTTTAAACCCTGATTAA
- a CDS encoding NACHT domain-containing protein, with protein sequence MATNPLLLTLLCLVFGEIGDFPSNTGELYREGIDILLKKWDAKRNIQREQVYKQLSPNRKQDLLSYIAFKGFQQGNYFFKQVSLEQSIADYIENLPDAKSDPEALRLDSEAVLKSIEAQHGLLVARAKHIYSFSHLTFQEYFAARKIAINLNNEVLEELVSHLVQSRWRDIFLLTMNLLENGTELVRLMKQSIDNLVAKDDKIQQVLKWLQTKANSVEVTYSQEDFQVITKRLKFPVSQDATLTRVFYLDLSRYLYLDLNPLYLYLYLDLYLYLGLDLYLYISLYRPPDLNLSLDRSLAKINDPIFKQKLQILRNKLPDIEDTENFKQWWKVNGKKWTEDLRQLMIQYRNIGHDWQFSQEQKELIKQYYKANQLLMECLNRECVVERKVRVNIEETLFLPISQIKT encoded by the coding sequence TTGGCGACAAATCCGTTATTATTAACGTTGCTTTGTTTAGTATTTGGAGAAATTGGAGATTTTCCAAGCAACACAGGGGAATTGTATCGGGAAGGAATTGATATTTTATTGAAAAAATGGGACGCTAAACGCAACATTCAACGCGAACAAGTCTATAAACAACTATCCCCTAACCGCAAGCAAGATTTATTAAGTTATATTGCTTTTAAGGGGTTTCAACAGGGGAATTACTTTTTTAAACAAGTCAGTTTAGAACAATCTATAGCAGACTATATTGAAAACCTCCCCGATGCCAAAAGTGACCCCGAAGCATTACGCTTAGACAGCGAAGCGGTTCTTAAATCTATTGAAGCACAACATGGGTTATTAGTGGCTAGGGCAAAACATATTTATTCGTTTTCTCATCTAACTTTTCAGGAGTATTTTGCAGCAAGAAAAATAGCCATTAATCTTAATAATGAAGTATTAGAAGAATTAGTCAGTCACCTAGTTCAATCCCGTTGGCGTGACATTTTTCTATTAACAATGAATTTATTGGAAAATGGCACAGAATTAGTCAGATTAATGAAGCAGTCTATTGATAATTTAGTAGCAAAAGATGATAAAATACAACAGGTTTTAAAATGGTTACAAACTAAAGCCAATTCGGTTGAGGTTACTTATTCTCAAGAGGACTTTCAAGTAATAACTAAACGCTTAAAGTTTCCTGTTTCCCAAGATGCAACCTTAACCCGTGTTTTTTACCTTGACCTCTCCCGCTACCTCTACCTCGACCTCAACCCTCTCTACCTCTACCTATACCTTGACCTCTACCTCTACCTCGGCCTCGACCTCTACCTCTATATATCTCTCTACCGCCCCCCCGACCTCAACCTCTCCCTCGACCGTTCTCTAGCGAAAATTAATGACCCTATTTTCAAACAAAAACTACAAATTCTAAGAAATAAACTTCCTGATATAGAAGACACAGAAAACTTTAAACAATGGTGGAAAGTCAATGGCAAAAAATGGACAGAAGACTTAAGACAGTTAATGATTCAATACCGAAATATTGGTCATGACTGGCAATTTAGTCAAGAACAAAAAGAGTTAATCAAACAATATTATAAAGCAAATCAATTATTAATGGAATGTCTTAATAGAGAGTGTGTTGTTGAGCGAAAAGTGAGAGTTAATATAGAAGAAACCTTATTTTT
- the hpf gene encoding ribosome hibernation-promoting factor, HPF/YfiA family: protein MKLLIQGNNIDVTESIHDYVQEKLEKAVKHFQSITTKVDVHLSVARNARITNKHKAEVTVYANGTVIRAQEGSESLYASIDLVSDKIARQLRKYKEKLNNKKAPNPVKVGEVTTATAIEGDLIGDRTPELPAEVIRMKYFAMPPMTIDEALHQLELVDHDFYMFRNKDTDEINVIYQRNHGGYGVIQPHGSNGNGNDG from the coding sequence ATGAAGCTTTTGATCCAAGGTAATAATATTGATGTTACCGAATCGATTCATGATTACGTTCAAGAAAAGCTTGAAAAAGCAGTCAAGCATTTTCAATCGATTACTACTAAGGTTGACGTACATTTGTCGGTAGCTCGTAATGCTCGGATCACAAATAAGCACAAGGCAGAGGTGACAGTTTATGCCAATGGGACGGTCATTCGGGCTCAAGAAGGCAGTGAAAGTCTCTACGCTAGTATCGATTTAGTGTCTGATAAAATTGCTCGTCAGCTTCGCAAATATAAGGAGAAACTTAATAATAAAAAAGCCCCTAATCCAGTGAAAGTGGGGGAAGTGACAACAGCGACTGCCATTGAAGGGGATTTAATTGGCGATCGCACCCCAGAATTGCCGGCCGAAGTCATCCGCATGAAATATTTTGCCATGCCGCCGATGACCATTGATGAGGCGTTGCATCAACTGGAATTGGTAGATCATGATTTCTATATGTTCCGCAACAAAGATACCGACGAAATCAATGTAATTTACCAACGCAATCATGGGGGTTATGGTGTCATTCAACCCCATGGCAGTAACGGCAATGGCAACGATGGTTAA
- a CDS encoding TM0106 family RecB-like putative nuclease, which yields MLLTDVLLLDYKRCERRAFLNVYGDPLERKTERDFLLKLRQEIQSHIASTLENFYPHYQQPDNSLTTWEDKAKATESLMAKGVSCIYQGTLYQPHLPIEPHHSQSSLLLKDYPFHCLGKPHLLIKQAGQSKFGDWLYYPVSIHLGRRPKPEYKIVAAFYAQLLGNLQETPPPTPLLILRQQNHYSVDLDQWLPKLQETVEDCSEMLIQSQEPEVFISRQRCNLCHWYDHCYAIAQSQQHLSLVPGVTPSRYQSLVEMGVETVESLADACPINMGEVIGMEIASKLQQQALAIVDNRAIRQSRFQGNIEGLIPTHPIELYFDIEAEPERNLDYLLGVLVVERSTQTEIFYPFLAETPEEEGSIWQQFLHLVNRYQNAPIFHFSEYEVETIKRLGKLYKTPEKQLKALLPRFVDLHYHVINSVILPVESYSLKSLANWIGFHWRDPGVGGDQCVWWYDQWLRTGDRNLLTSILRYNEDDCWATFHLKNWLLEFLS from the coding sequence ATGCTGCTAACTGATGTCCTCTTACTGGATTATAAACGCTGTGAACGCCGTGCCTTTCTCAATGTGTATGGTGATCCCCTAGAACGCAAGACAGAACGGGATTTTCTGCTGAAACTCCGACAAGAAATTCAGAGCCATATCGCATCGACCTTAGAAAACTTCTATCCTCATTATCAACAACCCGACAATTCTCTAACGACTTGGGAAGATAAAGCAAAAGCTACCGAAAGCTTGATGGCAAAAGGAGTCAGCTGTATTTATCAAGGCACGCTATATCAACCCCATTTACCCATTGAACCCCATCACTCCCAGTCTTCCCTATTGCTGAAGGATTATCCCTTTCACTGTCTAGGAAAACCCCACTTATTGATTAAACAAGCTGGACAGTCAAAATTTGGGGATTGGTTGTATTATCCCGTGAGTATTCATTTAGGTCGTCGTCCCAAACCTGAATATAAAATTGTTGCTGCTTTTTATGCCCAATTGCTCGGAAATCTTCAAGAAACGCCTCCACCTACTCCCTTGCTCATTTTACGACAGCAAAACCACTATAGCGTGGATTTAGACCAATGGTTGCCTAAACTCCAAGAAACGGTCGAAGACTGTAGCGAAATGTTGATCCAATCTCAAGAACCAGAGGTGTTTATTTCTCGTCAACGCTGTAATTTGTGTCATTGGTACGATCATTGCTATGCGATCGCCCAATCTCAACAACATCTCTCCCTTGTTCCTGGGGTCACTCCCAGTCGTTATCAATCTCTGGTGGAAATGGGGGTAGAAACGGTGGAATCTTTAGCCGATGCTTGTCCGATCAATATGGGAGAAGTCATTGGCATGGAAATAGCCTCTAAACTGCAACAGCAAGCCTTAGCGATTGTAGACAATCGGGCAATTCGTCAGTCTCGCTTTCAAGGTAATATTGAGGGATTAATTCCCACCCATCCGATTGAATTATATTTTGATATAGAAGCTGAGCCGGAACGGAATTTAGATTATTTATTAGGGGTATTAGTGGTAGAACGATCAACCCAAACTGAAATTTTTTATCCGTTTTTAGCAGAAACTCCTGAAGAAGAAGGCAGCATTTGGCAACAATTTCTCCATCTGGTCAATCGTTATCAAAATGCCCCTATTTTTCACTTTTCTGAATACGAAGTAGAAACCATTAAACGCTTAGGAAAATTATATAAAACCCCTGAAAAACAACTAAAAGCTTTATTGCCGCGTTTTGTTGATCTTCATTATCATGTTATTAATTCGGTTATTTTACCGGTCGAAAGCTATTCTTTGAAATCTTTGGCTAATTGGATCGGATTTCATTGGCGTGATCCGGGGGTGGGGGGAGATCAATGTGTTTGGTGGTATGACCAATGGTTAAGGACGGGCGATCGCAATTTACTCACTTCTATTTTGCGTTACAATGAGGACGACTGTTGGGCAACATTTCACCTCAAAAATTGGTTACTAGAATTTCTAAGTTAA
- a CDS encoding diacylglycerol/polyprenol kinase family protein: MDSFEPLSSLWYPLSLVLVYLGAIIALSEGVNRLTGLGAEFTRKIVHIGSGNVILIAWWFQLSSWVLVSASIIAGIVAIVSYFLPILPSINSVGRKSLGTFFYAVSIGVLGSWFWQLNQPQYTVMGVLVMAWGDGMAAIIGQNFGQHPYQVWGVNKSWEGSLTMMGVSFIIISLILLSMGKPLVLTGLIALVVAIAATGLETFSKWGIDNLTVPLGTAILAFCLT, translated from the coding sequence GTGGACAGTTTTGAGCCTTTATCCTCTTTATGGTATCCCCTAAGCCTTGTTCTGGTTTATTTAGGAGCTATTATTGCTTTGTCGGAAGGAGTTAACCGTTTAACAGGATTAGGAGCCGAATTTACCCGTAAGATTGTCCATATTGGCTCAGGGAATGTTATTTTAATCGCCTGGTGGTTTCAGCTATCCTCTTGGGTTCTCGTTAGCGCGTCCATAATCGCGGGTATTGTGGCAATTGTTTCTTATTTTTTGCCTATTTTACCCAGTATTAACAGTGTAGGACGCAAAAGCTTAGGGACATTTTTCTATGCGGTTAGTATTGGGGTTTTAGGGAGTTGGTTTTGGCAATTAAATCAACCCCAGTATACCGTCATGGGTGTCTTGGTGATGGCCTGGGGGGATGGAATGGCGGCCATTATTGGTCAAAATTTCGGTCAGCATCCCTATCAAGTGTGGGGAGTTAACAAAAGCTGGGAAGGGTCTTTAACCATGATGGGAGTGAGTTTTATCATCATTAGTCTCATTCTTTTGTCCATGGGAAAACCCCTGGTTTTGACTGGACTCATTGCCTTGGTAGTGGCGATCGCAGCAACCGGGTTAGAAACCTTTTCTAAATGGGGAATTGATAATCTCACCGTTCCTTTGGGGACAGCTATTTTGGCTTTTTGTCTCACTTAA